A part of Lactobacillus sp. ESL0700 genomic DNA contains:
- the pta gene encoding phosphate acetyltransferase → MSVFEILKDKVQASYKNYRIVFPEGTDKRVIAAASRLAQEKIIEPILLGNPQKIMAIAQAADSDLHGVTVIDNATYTHSDEMAAAFIAARGSRGKDLTPQEVATQLQDPNYFGTMLVKMGQADGMVSGAAHSTADTVRPALQLIHAAEGMHRVSGSFIMERGKEKYVFADSAINIDPDSSTLVEIAYQSVQTARLIDIDPKVAFLSFSTKGSAKGEMVAKMQEATALFHQQHPEIAADGELQFDAAYVPEVAATKAPNSPLKGQANIFIFPELQSGNLAYKITQRLGNFTAIGPILQGLAAPVNDLSRGANSQDIYHMAILTAAQALLGDEQK, encoded by the coding sequence ATGAGTGTTTTTGAAATATTAAAAGATAAAGTCCAGGCTAGTTACAAGAATTATCGGATTGTTTTTCCAGAAGGAACCGATAAACGGGTGATTGCAGCTGCTAGCCGGCTAGCACAAGAAAAGATAATTGAGCCGATTTTGTTGGGTAATCCGCAAAAGATTATGGCAATAGCCCAGGCTGCTGACAGTGATTTGCATGGAGTAACCGTTATTGATAACGCAACTTACACGCATTCAGATGAGATGGCTGCGGCATTTATCGCTGCTCGCGGTAGTCGCGGCAAGGATTTGACGCCGCAAGAAGTTGCCACTCAGCTGCAAGATCCTAATTATTTTGGCACAATGCTTGTAAAAATGGGCCAGGCTGACGGCATGGTGTCGGGTGCCGCACATTCAACGGCCGATACTGTGCGGCCAGCATTGCAGTTAATTCATGCGGCCGAGGGGATGCATCGTGTTTCTGGGAGCTTCATCATGGAACGCGGCAAGGAAAAATATGTTTTTGCCGATTCGGCAATTAATATTGATCCCGATAGCAGCACTTTGGTAGAGATTGCTTACCAATCTGTGCAAACAGCGCGGCTAATTGATATTGATCCCAAGGTGGCATTTTTGAGTTTTTCGACTAAAGGATCTGCCAAAGGAGAAATGGTTGCTAAGATGCAGGAAGCTACGGCTCTGTTCCACCAGCAACATCCAGAGATTGCTGCCGATGGCGAATTGCAGTTTGATGCGGCCTATGTTCCAGAAGTTGCGGCAACGAAGGCGCCGAACTCACCACTTAAGGGTCAGGCTAACATTTTTATTTTTCCAGAATTGCAGTCGGGTAATTTAGCTTATAAAATTACGCAGCGACTTGGCAACTTCACGGCAATTGGGCCAATTCTGCAAGGATTAGCCGCACCGGTCAATGACTTATCGCGCGGTGCTAACAGTCAGGACATTTATCATATGGCGATTTTGACAGCTGCACAGGCACTTTTGGGGGATGAGCAAAAATAA
- the tsaE gene encoding tRNA (adenosine(37)-N6)-threonylcarbamoyltransferase complex ATPase subunit type 1 TsaE: MMKLEVSSAAEMQQIGAAIAQTARPHDLLLLNGDLGAGKTTLTQGIGRALGVKRPVKSPTFTIVREYREAKLPLFHMDFYRLENDDLSSIDLNSYLAEPGLVVIEWPQIIKADLPSEYLQLVISRVDDSWNSTKRIIEFKPQGERNQTWVNEVLAKIK, translated from the coding sequence ATAATGAAATTGGAAGTTAGTTCTGCTGCTGAAATGCAGCAAATTGGGGCAGCCATTGCACAAACAGCGCGGCCACACGACTTATTACTGCTAAATGGTGACTTGGGCGCTGGTAAAACAACGTTAACACAAGGCATCGGTCGGGCATTGGGCGTTAAGCGTCCTGTGAAGAGTCCAACGTTTACCATTGTGCGCGAATATCGTGAGGCTAAATTACCGTTATTTCATATGGATTTTTACCGTTTAGAAAATGACGACCTGTCCTCAATTGATTTAAACAGTTATTTAGCAGAGCCGGGACTAGTTGTGATTGAGTGGCCGCAGATAATTAAAGCGGATTTGCCTAGTGAATATTTGCAATTAGTAATTAGCCGCGTTGATGATAGCTGGAACTCAACTAAACGAATAATTGAATTTAAGCCGCAAGGAGAACGCAATCAAACTTGGGTTAATGAAGTATTAGCTAAAATTAAATAA
- a CDS encoding 3'-5' exonuclease encodes MNFIAMDFETANHHPESACSLALVMVRDNQIVDRFYTVINPQMPFDGRNIQIHDITAADVQDAPTMAEVWPQIKDLFQPGMLVTAHNARFDTNVMRQSLARYDIQEPHYFVIDTLQTSKLFEPDLHDHKLDTVSKALNVELWHHHNALSDSEACAGILIAQNKEFGDDAIKNLVYQI; translated from the coding sequence ATGAACTTTATTGCAATGGATTTCGAAACCGCTAATCATCATCCAGAAAGTGCCTGTTCACTAGCTCTGGTAATGGTTCGCGACAATCAAATTGTCGACCGCTTCTACACCGTGATTAATCCGCAGATGCCATTTGATGGTCGCAACATTCAGATACATGACATTACAGCAGCTGACGTGCAAGACGCACCAACAATGGCAGAAGTATGGCCGCAGATTAAGGACTTATTCCAACCGGGAATGTTAGTTACTGCTCACAATGCGCGCTTTGATACCAATGTGATGCGCCAAAGCCTGGCTCGCTATGATATTCAGGAGCCGCACTATTTTGTGATCGATACCTTGCAAACCAGTAAGTTATTCGAGCCAGACTTGCATGATCACAAGCTAGACACGGTCTCAAAAGCTTTAAATGTCGAGTTGTGGCACCACCATAATGCCCTCAGCGACAGCGAGGCATGTGCTGGGATTTTAATTGCCCAAAACAAAGAGTTTGGCGATGACGCGATTAAAAATTTGGTTTATCAGATATAA
- the murB gene encoding UDP-N-acetylmuramate dehydrogenase, which yields MELLDLKKHGIDIKEQVPLSKYTFTKTGGPAQYLAFPKNETELTQLVSAARQAQLPLTVIGNASNLIIRDGGISGLVLILTEMNEIKVAAEQVTAQAGARIVDTAFTAAHAGLSGLEFAAGIPGSVGGAVFMNAGAYGGETCEAVQSVRVLTQTGEVKTYTNEEMAFSYRNSLVQETGDIVIAATFALTKAPKAPILANMHYLNALRRYKQPLEYPSCGSVFKRPTGHYVGPMIIQAGLQGRQIGGAQDSTKHAGFIVNKGGATATDYLDLIHLIQKVIKEKFAIDLQTEVRIIGQATD from the coding sequence TTGGAATTATTAGATTTAAAAAAGCACGGAATTGACATTAAAGAGCAAGTTCCACTCAGTAAATATACATTTACCAAGACGGGTGGTCCCGCGCAATACCTTGCTTTTCCCAAAAATGAAACAGAATTAACGCAGCTAGTATCGGCTGCACGGCAAGCTCAACTTCCCCTGACCGTGATTGGCAATGCATCAAACCTGATTATTCGTGATGGTGGCATTAGCGGATTAGTGCTTATTTTAACAGAAATGAACGAGATTAAGGTGGCAGCTGAGCAGGTGACGGCACAAGCCGGCGCTCGGATTGTTGATACCGCGTTTACTGCTGCTCATGCTGGCTTAAGCGGGTTAGAGTTTGCGGCTGGCATCCCCGGTAGTGTTGGTGGTGCTGTCTTCATGAATGCCGGTGCTTATGGTGGCGAAACTTGTGAAGCCGTGCAGTCAGTTCGGGTTTTAACGCAAACTGGTGAAGTAAAAACTTACACTAATGAAGAAATGGCCTTCTCTTACCGGAATTCACTGGTTCAGGAGACTGGCGACATTGTTATTGCGGCCACTTTTGCATTGACGAAAGCGCCAAAAGCGCCGATCTTAGCTAACATGCATTATCTAAATGCACTAAGACGCTATAAGCAACCGCTGGAATATCCCTCTTGTGGTAGTGTCTTTAAGCGGCCGACGGGCCATTATGTTGGGCCGATGATTATTCAGGCTGGCTTGCAGGGGCGGCAAATTGGCGGTGCGCAAGATTCGACCAAGCATGCTGGCTTTATCGTTAATAAAGGTGGTGCAACAGCAACGGATTATTTGGACTTGATCCATTTAATCCAGAAGGTTATTAAAGAAAAATTCGCCATTGATTTACAAACTGAGGTTAGAATTATTGGTCAGGCAACTGATTAA
- the cdaA gene encoding diadenylate cyclase CdaA yields MHFNLANIFTWSNFSLVLDVLIIWFLVYHLIILIRGTKAVQLAKGIVLIFIVRIIAGILQLHTTTWLIDQIVSWSVVGIIVIFQPEIRRGLEHLGRLPIFGGREESARDESIKFIKELDKAIQYMSKRRIGALITIQQETGLEDYIETGIKLNADVTGELLINIFIPNTPLHDGAVIINQDHQIAVAAAYLPLSDSTMIPKRLGTRHRAAVGISEVTDAITIVVSEETGGVTITRNGRFLLDMSRDEYLKYLKAELVPKKEKNTKWYQKILGKIWKWGADR; encoded by the coding sequence ATGCATTTTAATCTGGCAAATATCTTTACGTGGAGTAACTTTTCGCTAGTGCTCGATGTTTTGATTATTTGGTTTTTGGTTTATCACCTGATTATTTTAATTAGAGGGACCAAGGCTGTGCAACTAGCCAAAGGAATTGTGCTGATTTTTATTGTGCGTATCATTGCCGGCATTTTGCAGCTGCACACGACAACGTGGCTAATTGATCAGATTGTGTCGTGGTCGGTGGTTGGGATCATCGTGATTTTCCAACCAGAAATCCGGCGTGGACTTGAGCACTTAGGGCGGCTGCCAATCTTTGGCGGTCGTGAAGAAAGTGCGCGCGATGAGTCAATTAAGTTCATCAAGGAACTGGACAAAGCGATTCAGTACATGTCCAAACGGCGGATTGGTGCCTTAATTACTATCCAACAAGAAACCGGACTTGAGGATTATATTGAAACTGGGATTAAACTGAACGCCGACGTTACCGGTGAATTATTAATTAACATTTTTATTCCTAACACGCCGCTGCATGATGGGGCGGTAATTATTAATCAGGACCACCAAATTGCCGTGGCCGCCGCATACTTGCCGCTGTCGGACAGCACGATGATTCCGAAGCGCCTGGGAACTAGGCACCGTGCGGCTGTTGGTATTTCTGAAGTGACGGATGCAATTACCATTGTAGTATCAGAAGAGACCGGCGGTGTCACGATCACGCGTAACGGGCGTTTCTTACTCGATATGAGTCGTGACGAATACTTGAAATATCTCAAGGCAGAGCTTGTTCCTAAAAAAGAAAAGAATACCAAGTGGTACCAAAAAATATTGGGTAAAATTTGGAAGTGGGGTGCTGACCGATGA
- a CDS encoding CdaR family protein: MKDFWHKSWVTRVVSLLIAVLLVIYINYTQEGFMTQGQSDRTKQTATQTQTVKVPLQVSVDTDNYYVVGYPAKVSVTLEGSNALVTSTINTQNFRAYIDLTNKSIGEHDVHVHLSGLSNQLAYTISPKIVHVNIQRRKSTTMPVQIEYNKAAVARGYKLGKASVDPQQVEVTGARGEVDQIDQIVAKAVLPNDITHTFERQVNLIAEDRKGRQLNVIIEPATAKVVVPISIAKKEVKLELIPKHENTSKVYSLTAKNDYVTIYGSQSALDKIKTLAVPVDLSEVNASTTKMVPLKLPHDVIKASMPQVSVQIKVANVNN; this comes from the coding sequence ATGAAAGATTTTTGGCATAAGTCATGGGTTACCCGAGTAGTCTCACTGCTAATTGCAGTCTTGCTAGTCATTTATATTAACTACACCCAAGAGGGTTTCATGACTCAAGGACAATCAGATCGGACTAAGCAAACAGCCACTCAGACCCAAACAGTTAAGGTGCCTTTGCAGGTTTCAGTCGATACTGACAATTACTATGTTGTGGGTTATCCGGCTAAAGTTAGTGTTACTTTGGAAGGATCTAATGCCTTAGTTACCTCAACGATTAACACGCAAAACTTCCGGGCCTACATTGATTTAACGAATAAAAGTATTGGTGAGCATGATGTTCACGTTCACCTCAGCGGGCTAAGCAATCAGTTAGCATATACAATCAGTCCTAAAATTGTCCATGTGAATATTCAACGACGAAAATCAACGACAATGCCTGTTCAAATAGAGTATAATAAAGCTGCTGTGGCCCGTGGTTATAAGTTGGGTAAGGCAAGTGTTGACCCGCAACAGGTTGAAGTGACGGGTGCGCGCGGTGAGGTTGACCAGATTGACCAAATCGTTGCCAAAGCTGTTTTGCCTAATGACATTACCCATACGTTTGAGCGGCAAGTCAATTTGATTGCCGAAGACCGTAAGGGACGCCAGCTCAACGTGATTATTGAGCCAGCAACGGCCAAGGTGGTAGTACCGATTTCAATTGCTAAAAAAGAAGTCAAGTTGGAATTGATACCTAAGCATGAAAATACTAGCAAGGTTTACTCGCTAACAGCTAAAAATGATTACGTGACAATTTACGGTAGTCAATCAGCACTTGATAAGATTAAAACTTTAGCAGTTCCGGTTGACTTGAGCGAAGTTAATGCGTCGACTACCAAGATGGTACCGTTAAAGTTGCCACATGATGTGATTAAGGCAAGTATGCCGCAAGTAAGTGTGCAGATTAAAGTCGCAAATGTAAATAATTGA